Within Actinosynnema pretiosum, the genomic segment CCGACAGCCCGTAGAGCGCGCCGAACACCAGCCCGGCCGCGCCGCCGACCGACGCGCTGAGCACCAGCACGCTGCGCCACACCCCGTGGTGCGCCCTGACCTTCGGCGCGTGCCGCCCGGACGCGTACAGCGCGGCCACGGCCACCGCCGCGCCGACGACGAGCCCGCTGTACGGGGCGAGCGCGGGGGTGCTGGCGTACGCCATCAGCCACGCCACCCCGGCCCCGCCGATCAGCCCGAGCACGACCGCGCCGAGCGCCGCCAGCCACGTGCTGCCGACCGACCGCCGCAGCTCCCACCAGGCCAGCTCGCGGATGCCGCGCGCCCGCATCTCGGCCGCGAGGAACCGCAGCCACCTCACCGCCTTGTCCCTGGGCCACACCTGGCTGGCCCGGAACTGGTGCGCCACGGCCCGGTCGCCGAACGCGCCGGACACCAGCACGTCGGCCAGGTGCTCCTCGATGGCCCGCCGGTCGGGGAACCTGGTGCGGTCGAGCAGCTCGCTCGGCTCGCCGTAGGCGTAGACCACCCCGGCCATGCCGACGGTGAGCGGCGTGGAGAGCGCTTCCGCGAGGTGCCCGGCGGGGTTCTCCCGCAGGTGCAGGAACACCGGCTCCCAGCCTGCGGCGGACAGCTGGTCGCCGGCGGAGCGCAGGTGGTGCGCGACGGCCCCGTGGTCGAGCGGGTGCAGCCGCACGGCGTCGGCGCCCGCGAGCGGGCCGACCTGGGCGACCGCGTTCGCGTACTCCTCGGTGCGGCTGGTGAGCACGAGCGGCGCGGACGCCGGGAAGGCGCGGGCGATGCGGTCGAGCGCGGCCGAGCGCTTGGACGCGGGCAGCTGGTCGAAGCCGTCGAGCACGGGCATGACGCGGCGCTGCTCCACCAGCAGGTCGGCGGCGTAGCTGCCGTACAGCTCGTTGTTGCGCAGCGCCGGGTGGTCCTCGTAGAGCCTGCGGGTCATCCAGCTGCGGACGTCCTCGGCCTCCGGGTCCCAGGTGGACAGCGGCAGCAGCACCGGGACGGGGCCGCCGCGCTCCAGCAGGCCGAGGGTGAGCAGCATGGCCGTGGTGGACTTGCCGGAGCCGGGCGCGCCGAGCAGCACGAGCCTGCGGTGCGCCTGCCGCTCGAACGCGCCGACGACGCCGGTGCTGCGGCCCGGTGGCGGCGGGGTGGTGTTGACGGGCTCGTCGGGGGCGCTCCAGTGCAGGTCGAGCAGGCCCGCGCCGTCGAGGCCGCGCGCGCGGCACTCGTCGTTCCACTGCGCGTGCAGGGCCCTGGACAGCGCGGCGGAGGCGGCGTCGAGGTTGGCGTCGGTCGCCAGCACCGGGGTCCTGCGGCGCTGGAGCCACGGGTCGACGGCGGCGAGGAACAGCAGGAAGCCCGCGGACAGCACGCCGAGCCACAGGTCGGGGTCGATGCCGCTGTCGGTGGCGAGGAGCCCGGCGACCGCCAGGAGCGCGGCCAGCACGCACCCGGTCAGGACGGCTCGCTGGCGAAATCTGGACACCCCGGCATGATGGCCCACCGATCACCGGCCGTGCCCAGGCGGGCACCCCTGTGTTGCCCGTAGTCTCGAAGTCGTGATCTGCCCGAAGTGCCAGGACCTCATGAAGACGATCACGCGGGGCGCCGTCCACATCGACCAGTGCGAGAACTGCCGGGGCGTCTTCCTCGACGGCGGCGAGCTGGAGCAGATCGTCGCGGCGGAGCGGGCGCACTACGGCCAGGCCGCCACGACCGGCGCGGTTCCCGGCCCCGGCGGCGACCAGGGCGCGCCGCCGCCGTACCAGCCCGCGGGCGCGGACCCGGCCGCCACGACCCACTTCGCGCCGGGGCGGCAGCCGGGAGCACCACCGCCCTACCAGCCGCCGCCGGGCAGCGAGCAGCCCGCGGCGCCCGCGCCCGGTCACGCGCCGGGCTACGGCTACGGCCAGCCCGGCTACGGCTACCCGCCGAGGCGCAGGAGCTTCCTGGAGCAGCTGTTCGACTGAGCGCCCCAGGACGAGCGCCCCCGGAAGCGGAGCCGGTCGGGTCGCGCGCACGACCGGAACCCGGTCCGCGGCCTTCGCGGACCGGGCTGCTCCCGCGAGGCCCGCGCGCCCCGGCCCTGGCGCGGGCTCCTGCGTCAGGCCGGGGGGATCAGGTGATCGCCTGGAGGGCGCGCCGCTCGCGCCAGTTCCTGGCCTTCTCCCGGTTGCCGCACACCTGCATCGAGCACCACGTGCGGGACCTGTTGCGGGACCGGTCGAAGAAGGCCCGCAGGCAGCTCTCCGCCGGGCAGATCTTGAAGCGCTCCCACGAGCCGAGCACCGCGAGCCTCGCGGCGGCGCCCAGGACCGCGCCCAGCGCGTCCGCGCTGGCCAGGACCGGCACGCCGTGGCTGAGGTCCACGGTGACGATGGTCGCGACGATAGCGGGATCGGGTCCCTCGTGCGGGTCGCCCAGCGAGCGCCGGAGTGCGGTTCGGGCGGCGCGCACGGCGACCAGGTCCCCAGGGGCGCCTAGCCCCCGCTCGGTGACCCAGGCGCGCCACGCGGCTGTGCCGTCCAGCACGTCCGCGCCGATTTCCAGATCCCTGGTGTTCAGGAAAGCGAGCAGCAGCTCCACATCGTGTTCCGCATCGCCGACTCGACCCTGCGCGAGAGCCGCGTGGTCCCAGCCGGCCGCCAGACCAGTCACCCCTCCACTGTAGGCGCGACCGCCGCCCGCTGTCGTGAAGTCGTGGTCAGCGCGACGCCGACCGGGGTATTCATCGTGTGTATACGTCGTGTGTATAGTCGTCCGCATGTCGATCGGACACACACTGCTGGGCCTGTTGGAGAAGGGGCCGAGGCACGGCTACGACCTCAAGCGGGCCTACGACGAGCGCTTCGGGCAGGACCGCCCGCTGCACTACGGGCAGGTGTACACAACGCTCTCGCGGCTGCTGAAGAACGGCCTCATCCAGGAGGCGGGCGTGGAGGCGGGCGACGGTCCCGACCGCAAGCGCTACGCCATCACCGACGCGGGCGTCACCGACGTCGAGGGCTGGCTGAGCACGCCCGAGAAGCCGGAACCGTACCTGCAGAACACCCTGTACACGAAGGTCGTGCTCGCGCTCCTGTCCGGTCGCAGCGCCGACGACGTGCTGGACACCCAGCGCGGCGCGCACCTCGACCTCATGCGCAAGCTCACCAAGCGCAAGGCGGACGGCGACCTGGCCGACCAGCTGATCTGCGACCACGCCCTCTTCCACCTGGAGGCGGACCTCCGGTGGCTCGAACTGACCGCCGCCCGGTTGGGCAGGCTGAAAACGGAGGTGGCCCGATGAGGCCCCTGCTCGAAGCCGTCGACCTGCGCAAGTCCTTCGGCCCGACCCCCGCGCTCGACGGCGCGGGCCTGGCCGTCCACGCGGGCGAGGTGCTGGCCATCATGGGGCCGTCCGGCTCCGGCAAGTCCACCCTGCTGCACTGCCTCGCGGGCATCCTCCAGCCGGACAGCGGCACCGTCCGCTACCGCGACGTGGAGCTGAGCGCGCTGGCCGACGGGGCGCGCAGCGAGCTGCGGCGCACCGACTTCGGCTTCGTGTTCCAGTTCGGGCAGCTGGTGCCCGAGCTGTCCTGCCTGGAGAACGTGGCGCTCCCGCTGCGCCTGGGCGGCGTGAAGCGCAAGGCCGCCGAGTCCAGGGCGCGCGAGTGGCTGGAGCGCCTGGAGGTCGACGGCGTCGCGGACAAGCGGCCCGGCGAGACCTCCGGCGGCCAGGCCCAGCGCGTCGCCGTGGCGCGCGCGCTGGTCACCGGCCCGAAGGTGGTGTTCGCCGACGAGCCGACCGGCGCGCTGGACTCGCTCAACGGCGAGCGCGTGATGCAGTTCCTGGTCACGGCCGCGCGCGAGACCAGCGCGGCCGTCGTGCTGGTCACCCACGAGGC encodes:
- a CDS encoding TFIIB-type zinc ribbon-containing protein yields the protein MICPKCQDLMKTITRGAVHIDQCENCRGVFLDGGELEQIVAAERAHYGQAATTGAVPGPGGDQGAPPPYQPAGADPAATTHFAPGRQPGAPPPYQPPPGSEQPAAPAPGHAPGYGYGQPGYGYPPRRRSFLEQLFD
- a CDS encoding ABC transporter ATP-binding protein, whose amino-acid sequence is MRPLLEAVDLRKSFGPTPALDGAGLAVHAGEVLAIMGPSGSGKSTLLHCLAGILQPDSGTVRYRDVELSALADGARSELRRTDFGFVFQFGQLVPELSCLENVALPLRLGGVKRKAAESRAREWLERLEVDGVADKRPGETSGGQAQRVAVARALVTGPKVVFADEPTGALDSLNGERVMQFLVTAARETSAAVVLVTHEARVAAYSDREVVVRDGKSREVERVR
- a CDS encoding PadR family transcriptional regulator, encoding MSIGHTLLGLLEKGPRHGYDLKRAYDERFGQDRPLHYGQVYTTLSRLLKNGLIQEAGVEAGDGPDRKRYAITDAGVTDVEGWLSTPEKPEPYLQNTLYTKVVLALLSGRSADDVLDTQRGAHLDLMRKLTKRKADGDLADQLICDHALFHLEADLRWLELTAARLGRLKTEVAR
- a CDS encoding CGNR zinc finger domain-containing protein; translated protein: MELLLAFLNTRDLEIGADVLDGTAAWRAWVTERGLGAPGDLVAVRAARTALRRSLGDPHEGPDPAIVATIVTVDLSHGVPVLASADALGAVLGAAARLAVLGSWERFKICPAESCLRAFFDRSRNRSRTWCSMQVCGNREKARNWRERRALQAIT
- a CDS encoding NACHT domain-containing protein, translated to MSRFRQRAVLTGCVLAALLAVAGLLATDSGIDPDLWLGVLSAGFLLFLAAVDPWLQRRRTPVLATDANLDAASAALSRALHAQWNDECRARGLDGAGLLDLHWSAPDEPVNTTPPPPGRSTGVVGAFERQAHRRLVLLGAPGSGKSTTAMLLTLGLLERGGPVPVLLPLSTWDPEAEDVRSWMTRRLYEDHPALRNNELYGSYAADLLVEQRRVMPVLDGFDQLPASKRSAALDRIARAFPASAPLVLTSRTEEYANAVAQVGPLAGADAVRLHPLDHGAVAHHLRSAGDQLSAAGWEPVFLHLRENPAGHLAEALSTPLTVGMAGVVYAYGEPSELLDRTRFPDRRAIEEHLADVLVSGAFGDRAVAHQFRASQVWPRDKAVRWLRFLAAEMRARGIRELAWWELRRSVGSTWLAALGAVVLGLIGGAGVAWLMAYASTPALAPYSGLVVGAAVAVAALYASGRHAPKVRAHHGVWRSVLVLSASVGGAAGLVFGALYGLSAGLVVGLGLAVATALRFALSSNAELTHPSSPLWTMARDRIAVWTGSLVLAVVFGAAAGLVFGPKQTGMVGLGLASGLLLGFALTVLNLRWWWFTVARVWLALRGRLPWELMAFLEDARKLGVLRQAGACYQFRHALVQDRLAGPVAAKAKGGGAKRFRGFAVRGARTDAPRGEGTPAESAV